Below is a window of Bordetella genomosp. 9 DNA.
CATCCAGGGGCAACTGGAAAGCGGCCAGCTGGACCTGGCCGCCGTCGCGGCCTCCCACTGACGTCGCCACCGACATCGCCATAGCCATCGGTTTGCCGGCATCGCGGCAAGCGCAAGAACCAAGGAGTATCCATGCGGCCACCCTTTTCGGTCGTTTTTCTGACTACGTTGTGCGGCGCCGCGCAGGGCTTGCTGATCGCGCTGGTCGCGATGGAGCTGGCGGCGGCCGCGGGCTCGCTGACCCTGCCGTCGCAGGGATTTTTCGTGGCGGGCGCCGGGGCGGCCTGCGTGCTGGGGGCCCTGGGCCTGTTCGCGTCCTTTTTCCATCTGGGCCATCCGGAACGGGCATGGCGGGCCGTCGCCATGTGGCGGACCTCGTGGTTGTCGCGGGAATGCCTGGCTGTCCCTACCTTTCTGCTGCTGGCCTTTCTTTACGGCCTGGCCCACGCGCTGGCGTTTCCCTACAGCCTGGCCGTCGGGATCGTCGGTGTCGTGGCCGCAGCCGTGCTGTTCGTGTGCACAGCCATGATCTACGCCTGCCTGCGCTTCCTGCAGGAATGGGCCAGCCCCTTTACCCTGGTGAACTTCGTGCTCTTGGGTTGCGCGTCGGGTTTCACCCTGGCCACGCTGATCGCGGCGGTCTGGGCCGCGCCGCTGGTGGTGGTGCTGGGACCCTGCGCCTGCATCCTGATCGCCGCGAGCTGCATGTCGCGCATGGCCTCGCTGGCGCGCAACGCCCGCCTGCACCCCAAGTCGACCCTGCAGAGCGCCACGGGGATCCGGTCGGACAAGCTGGTCCAGAAGTCGCAGGGGTTCACCTCCAGCTCCTTCAATATGCGGGAGTTCTTCCACGGCAAGAGCGCCGCCATGCTGGCGACGGTGAAGACGGCCTTCGTGCTGGGTGCCTTCGTCATCCCGTTCATCCTGGTGATGCTGGGCTCCACGGCGGCGGCGTCCATCGCGATGCTGGCGGTCGCCTTCGTGATCCAATACCTGGGATTGCTGGCCGAGCGCTGGTTCTTCTTCGCCGAGGCCCGGCACCCGCAGAATCTGTATTACCAGCGGGCGGCGTGACGCGGGCGGCATAGCAATTGCGGCCGGGCAGCGTCGCACTGCCGTGAGGAGGCCGCCATGAGCCGGATGCAAGCCTATCGTATTCACCGTTTCGGAGGACCCGAGGTCCTCCAGGAAGAATGGGTGGATATACCGGAGCCCGCCCAGGGCGAAGGCCTGATACGCATCCTGGCGGCCAGCCTGAATCCGGTGGATCTCAAGACGCGGGAAGGCAAATATCCGCTGGTGCGGGCCGATCGCCTGCCTTACATCCTGGGCCGCGACTGCGCCGGCATCCTGGAGGAAACCCGGCAGCGCCTGCCGGGCATCGAACCGGGCGACGCCGTCTATGCCTTCGTCGGCCAGGGGCAGGGGGCGTACGCGCAGTTCGTGACGACTCCCTTGGAAGGCATCGCCCGCAAGCCCTTGTCGCTGGACTTCGCCACCGCCGCGGCCGTGCCACTGGCCGGGCTGACCGCCTGGCAGGGCATCTTCGATCACGGCGGGCTGAAGGGTGGCCAGCGCCTGCTCATCCATGGCGCGGCCGGCGGCGTCGGGCATCTTGCCCTGCAGTTCGCCAAGGCCAAGGGCGCCGAGGTCTTCGTGACGGCTTCCGGCGACAGCGCGAACTTCCTGCGCGGCCTGGGCGCGGATCGCGTCATCGACTACAAGACCCAGGATTTCGAGCGGGAAGTCAGCGACGTCGACGTGGTATTCGACCTGATCGGCGGCGACACCCAGGAGCGTTCCTGGAACGTGCTGAAGGACGGCGGCGCGCTGATCTCGACGCTTAATGAGCCGTCACAGGAACGCGCGCGCCAGAAAAACGCCCGCGCCGCCCGCTACACCGCCCGCCCGGACGGCCGCCAACTGGGCCGGATCGCCGACCTGATCGATCGCGAAAAGGTCCGCGTGCACGTGACCGGCGTCTTCGACTTCGCCCAGATGGAGCGCGCCCAGCGCCAACTGCAACAGGGCCACAACCGCGGCAAGCTGGTCGTGACCCTGACGCCACGGCCGGACACGGCGGACGGGCAGTAGCGATCGTCTCTGGCCGCCAGGCCTGCCACGCTGTTGCAACCGCCTTTCGCAGTGCCGCCCATGGCTAACGCCGCGCCAGTTCGCCGCGCAGGACTTCGGCGATCGTGCGCTGGCGCGCGGCGGGCATGCGATCAATAAGCGTGGACACGCTGATGGCCAGCCGGGGATAGCCTTCCGCATCGCACCAGGCCATTCCCACGCCGAGCGCGCCTGGCACCGCGGTGTTGCCGATGACCGACCAGCCGCGGTCGCGCGTGCTCTCCGCCAGGCGACGGATATGCGCCGCCGTCAGGCCGCCATAGCCGCGTAGCGCTGTTTCGTTGCGGGCGATCACGGCGGCGGCTTCGGCGGGAGGCAGCGCGGCCAGCAGCGCCAGGCCCGCGGCGCCCACGCCCAAAGGCTGGCGATGCCCCACGGTGACGGTCAGCACCTGCACCGGGTAATTGCCCAGCTCACGATGCAGGCACAGCGAGTCGTCGCCCGCACGGCAGATCAGGAAAGCCGAGTCGCCGATGGCGTCGCTGATGCGGCGCATCGCGGGGCGCCAGCGCCGTATCGCCTGTTCATGCGGATCGCCACTGTCGGCGTCGGTCTGCAGCACGCGATAGCGCGGCTTGTCGCCATCGCGCAGGGCATAGCCTTCGTCCACCAGGACGTCGAGGAAGCGATACACGGTCGAGCGTTGCATGCCGGTCTGCGCGGCGATTTCGGTCACGTGCAGGCCGCTGTCGCCCGCGCGACGCAACGCGCCAAGGATATGCAGGCCGCGTCGCAAGGTGCGCGGCCCGCCGTCGCGGTCAGGGGCGTTGGGGGTCTCATGCTTGCGGCGGCCCCGCGGCGGCGTAGCCTCAGTGGATGGCTTGTTCATTATTTGGACAAACGGTCTTTGCGCGCTCCTTGCGTAGAAGCATCATACGCGCAGGCAAACACAGATTTGTCCAAAATTTGAACAAACAGACGGAGACAGAAAAAATGATGCCAAGACGCTGCGCGCGTGTGCTGACGGCCGCCCTGCTGGGCGGCGGGATGAGCCTGGGCCTTGCCATGCCGGCCCATGCCCAGACCCAGACTCCGACCCCGTCCAGATACCCCAGCCATCCCGTGACCATGATCGTCGGCTATGCCGCCGGCGGTGCCACCGACATCGTGGCGCGCCTGCTGGCCAAATCCCTGACGCAGGAATTGGGGCAGACCTTCGTGGTGGAAAACCGCACCGGCGCCAACAGCAATATCGGCGCGGAAACCGTGACGCGCGCCGCGCCGGACGGCTATACGCTCTACGTCGGTTCGATCGCCAACACGATCAACATGACGCTGTATAGCAAGCTCAATTACGACGTGAACAAGGATTTCGCGCCGGTGGGCATGATGGCCTCCGTGCCCAACATCCTGGTGGTCAATCCCAAAGTGCCGATCAAGACCGTCAAGGAATACATCGCCTACGCCAAGGCCAATCCGGGCAAGCTGACCTGCGCGTCGTCGG
It encodes the following:
- a CDS encoding dimethyl sulfoxide reductase anchor subunit family protein; its protein translation is MRPPFSVVFLTTLCGAAQGLLIALVAMELAAAAGSLTLPSQGFFVAGAGAACVLGALGLFASFFHLGHPERAWRAVAMWRTSWLSRECLAVPTFLLLAFLYGLAHALAFPYSLAVGIVGVVAAAVLFVCTAMIYACLRFLQEWASPFTLVNFVLLGCASGFTLATLIAAVWAAPLVVVLGPCACILIAASCMSRMASLARNARLHPKSTLQSATGIRSDKLVQKSQGFTSSSFNMREFFHGKSAAMLATVKTAFVLGAFVIPFILVMLGSTAAASIAMLAVAFVIQYLGLLAERWFFFAEARHPQNLYYQRAA
- a CDS encoding NADP-dependent oxidoreductase yields the protein MSRMQAYRIHRFGGPEVLQEEWVDIPEPAQGEGLIRILAASLNPVDLKTREGKYPLVRADRLPYILGRDCAGILEETRQRLPGIEPGDAVYAFVGQGQGAYAQFVTTPLEGIARKPLSLDFATAAAVPLAGLTAWQGIFDHGGLKGGQRLLIHGAAGGVGHLALQFAKAKGAEVFVTASGDSANFLRGLGADRVIDYKTQDFEREVSDVDVVFDLIGGDTQERSWNVLKDGGALISTLNEPSQERARQKNARAARYTARPDGRQLGRIADLIDREKVRVHVTGVFDFAQMERAQRQLQQGHNRGKLVVTLTPRPDTADGQ
- a CDS encoding tripartite tricarboxylate transporter substrate binding protein, encoding MPRRCARVLTAALLGGGMSLGLAMPAHAQTQTPTPSRYPSHPVTMIVGYAAGGATDIVARLLAKSLTQELGQTFVVENRTGANSNIGAETVTRAAPDGYTLYVGSIANTINMTLYSKLNYDVNKDFAPVGMMASVPNILVVNPKVPIKTVKEYIAYAKANPGKLTCASSGSGSSIHLSCELFKIETGTDILHVPYRGSGPAVADLLGGQVDSMFDNMPSSLPHVRAGKLRALGVTSQQRVPFAPDVPTLAESGLPGFSVESWFGLMAPAGTPPAVIERLNTALNEALKSADLRAVYDKSGFVLPPEDNSPKAFGRFIAAETAKWAKVVKTANLKAE
- a CDS encoding IclR family transcriptional regulator produces the protein MNKPSTEATPPRGRRKHETPNAPDRDGGPRTLRRGLHILGALRRAGDSGLHVTEIAAQTGMQRSTVYRFLDVLVDEGYALRDGDKPRYRVLQTDADSGDPHEQAIRRWRPAMRRISDAIGDSAFLICRAGDDSLCLHRELGNYPVQVLTVTVGHRQPLGVGAAGLALLAALPPAEAAAVIARNETALRGYGGLTAAHIRRLAESTRDRGWSVIGNTAVPGALGVGMAWCDAEGYPRLAISVSTLIDRMPAARQRTIAEVLRGELARR